Proteins from a genomic interval of Bombus affinis isolate iyBomAffi1 chromosome 14, iyBomAffi1.2, whole genome shotgun sequence:
- the LOC126924120 gene encoding rRNA N6-adenosine-methyltransferase ZCCHC4 isoform X2 has product MCKFYLKEGEKLTKHQAAKWEQERKQFMSRYHHRQLYVRFNDIMSVPPESRCYCYTCEQLISKTEKDVMNKHKNHDIREGLTDYQIRHPTEILKPLENSRQEAQYFFTKQSTEDIANILVKLGAKQILCIGTPKIHEYILENHEDTMSTLLLDFDGRFHNFFGPLNYCWYNLLNNHFFNETAVHVFKDFLMQGGGKGTYLVCDPPFGSRVEPMSWTIKRISDLHKKWNNIEDEENCLRIMFIFPYFMESIMKQKSNPPGVQGGLKDLKMTDYKVSYDNHPLFITDSNATKSPSPIRIFTNVPLNLVELPKSNGYRYCKKCQKWVAKENKHCKKCQECTSKNGLTYKHCDICKRCVKPYWKHCVTCKRCVVTKHLCGQKPKVTGKCLKCNEAGHTEKECDTSEEIHAVAETKKIKKRKASDEKEVINNVKKKKVNDSRESGEEKKEPIIKNIKKAAKRSEKKGTKRKVITEFKVKASKKSQLLKMHKKIKKLQNKPNGVVSRKKRTKKQQT; this is encoded by the exons ATGTGTAAGTTTTATTTAAAAGAGGGAGAAAAATTAACAAAACATCAAGCGGCTAAGTGGGAACAAGAGAGAAAACAGTTTATGTCTCGTTATCATCACAGGCAATTATATGTACGTTTTAATGATATAATGTCGGTACCACCTGAGAGCAGATGTTACTGTTATACTTGTGAACAATTGATATCTAAAACTGAGAAGGATGTGATGAACAAACACAAAAATCATGATATAAGAGAAGGTCTTACAGATTATCAGATAAGGCATCCAACAGAAATTTTAAAACCATTAGAAAATTCTAGACAAGAAGCTCAATATTTCTTCACAAAACAATCAACAGAGGACATAGCAAATATACTTGTGAAATTAGGGGCAAAGCAAATTCTTTGTATCGGTACTCCGAAAATTCATGAATATATTCTAGAAAATCACGAAGACACAATGTCCACGCTTTTATTGGACTTTGATGGAAGATTC CATAATTTTTTTGGACCGCTCAATTATTGTTGGTATAATCTGTTAAATAatcatttttttaatgaaaccgCTGTCCATGTGTTTAAAGACTTTCTTATGCAAGGTGGGGGAAAGGGCACATACTTGGTATGCGATCCACCATTTGGTAGTAGGGTGGAACCAATGTCTTGGACTATAAAGAGAATCTCTGATCTTCATAAAAAATGGAATAACATAGAGGATGAAGAGAATTGTTTAAGAATTATGTTCATATTTCCATATTTTATGGAATCTATAATGAAACAAAAGAGTAATCCACCTGGTGTACAAGGAGGTCTGAAGGACCTGAAAATGACTGATTACAAAGTATCTTATGATAATCatccattatttataacagacTCCAATGCTACAAAGTCACCGTCGCCtattagaatttttacaaatGTACCATTAAACTTAGTTGAACTTCCAAAATCGAATGGTTATAGATATTGTAAAAAATGTCAGAAATGGGTTGCTAAAGAGAATAAGCATTGTAAAAAATGCCAAGAGTGTACCTCGAAAAATGGCCTCACATATAAACACTGTGATATATGCAAACGATGTGTAAAACCTTATTGGAAGCATTGCGTAACATGTAAAAGATGTGTCGTAACGAAACATTTATGTGGCCAAAAGCCGAAAGTTACCGGAAAATGTTTAAAGTGTAATGAAGCTg GTCATACTGAGAAAGAATGTGATACGAGTGAAGAAATTCATGCAGTGGCGGAGactaagaaaattaaaaagcgCAAGGCTAGTGACGAGAAAGAGGTGATCAACAAcgttaaaaagaagaaagtaaacGATTCGCGTGAATCCggagaagagaagaaagaaccaataattaaaaatattaaaaaagcaGCGAAAAGATCGGagaaaaaaggaacgaaaagaAAAGTAATAACGGAGTTTAAAGTAAAAGCTTCGAAGAAGTCTCAACTGTTGAAAAtgcataaaaaaattaaaaagttacagAATAAACCAAACGGTGTTGTAAgtagaaagaaaagaacaaagaaACAACAAACATAG
- the LOC126924120 gene encoding rRNA N6-adenosine-methyltransferase ZCCHC4 isoform X1 yields the protein MECFWSDLSKHPQCPHGPTLLFGTHENGKLEKFYVCAACRERKMCKFYLKEGEKLTKHQAAKWEQERKQFMSRYHHRQLYVRFNDIMSVPPESRCYCYTCEQLISKTEKDVMNKHKNHDIREGLTDYQIRHPTEILKPLENSRQEAQYFFTKQSTEDIANILVKLGAKQILCIGTPKIHEYILENHEDTMSTLLLDFDGRFHNFFGPLNYCWYNLLNNHFFNETAVHVFKDFLMQGGGKGTYLVCDPPFGSRVEPMSWTIKRISDLHKKWNNIEDEENCLRIMFIFPYFMESIMKQKSNPPGVQGGLKDLKMTDYKVSYDNHPLFITDSNATKSPSPIRIFTNVPLNLVELPKSNGYRYCKKCQKWVAKENKHCKKCQECTSKNGLTYKHCDICKRCVKPYWKHCVTCKRCVVTKHLCGQKPKVTGKCLKCNEAGHTEKECDTSEEIHAVAETKKIKKRKASDEKEVINNVKKKKVNDSRESGEEKKEPIIKNIKKAAKRSEKKGTKRKVITEFKVKASKKSQLLKMHKKIKKLQNKPNGVVSRKKRTKKQQT from the exons ATGGAATGCTTTTGGTCCGACTTGAGTAAACATCCTCAATGTCCACACG GACCAACTTTATTATTTGGCACAcatgaaaatggcaaattggaGAAGTTTTATGTATGTGCAGCTTGCCGCGAGAGAAAAATGTGTAAGTTTTATTTAAAAGAGGGAGAAAAATTAACAAAACATCAAGCGGCTAAGTGGGAACAAGAGAGAAAACAGTTTATGTCTCGTTATCATCACAGGCAATTATATGTACGTTTTAATGATATAATGTCGGTACCACCTGAGAGCAGATGTTACTGTTATACTTGTGAACAATTGATATCTAAAACTGAGAAGGATGTGATGAACAAACACAAAAATCATGATATAAGAGAAGGTCTTACAGATTATCAGATAAGGCATCCAACAGAAATTTTAAAACCATTAGAAAATTCTAGACAAGAAGCTCAATATTTCTTCACAAAACAATCAACAGAGGACATAGCAAATATACTTGTGAAATTAGGGGCAAAGCAAATTCTTTGTATCGGTACTCCGAAAATTCATGAATATATTCTAGAAAATCACGAAGACACAATGTCCACGCTTTTATTGGACTTTGATGGAAGATTC CATAATTTTTTTGGACCGCTCAATTATTGTTGGTATAATCTGTTAAATAatcatttttttaatgaaaccgCTGTCCATGTGTTTAAAGACTTTCTTATGCAAGGTGGGGGAAAGGGCACATACTTGGTATGCGATCCACCATTTGGTAGTAGGGTGGAACCAATGTCTTGGACTATAAAGAGAATCTCTGATCTTCATAAAAAATGGAATAACATAGAGGATGAAGAGAATTGTTTAAGAATTATGTTCATATTTCCATATTTTATGGAATCTATAATGAAACAAAAGAGTAATCCACCTGGTGTACAAGGAGGTCTGAAGGACCTGAAAATGACTGATTACAAAGTATCTTATGATAATCatccattatttataacagacTCCAATGCTACAAAGTCACCGTCGCCtattagaatttttacaaatGTACCATTAAACTTAGTTGAACTTCCAAAATCGAATGGTTATAGATATTGTAAAAAATGTCAGAAATGGGTTGCTAAAGAGAATAAGCATTGTAAAAAATGCCAAGAGTGTACCTCGAAAAATGGCCTCACATATAAACACTGTGATATATGCAAACGATGTGTAAAACCTTATTGGAAGCATTGCGTAACATGTAAAAGATGTGTCGTAACGAAACATTTATGTGGCCAAAAGCCGAAAGTTACCGGAAAATGTTTAAAGTGTAATGAAGCTg GTCATACTGAGAAAGAATGTGATACGAGTGAAGAAATTCATGCAGTGGCGGAGactaagaaaattaaaaagcgCAAGGCTAGTGACGAGAAAGAGGTGATCAACAAcgttaaaaagaagaaagtaaacGATTCGCGTGAATCCggagaagagaagaaagaaccaataattaaaaatattaaaaaagcaGCGAAAAGATCGGagaaaaaaggaacgaaaagaAAAGTAATAACGGAGTTTAAAGTAAAAGCTTCGAAGAAGTCTCAACTGTTGAAAAtgcataaaaaaattaaaaagttacagAATAAACCAAACGGTGTTGTAAgtagaaagaaaagaacaaagaaACAACAAACATAG
- the LOC126924110 gene encoding phosphatidylinositide phosphatase SAC2 isoform X1 — protein MELFRTDTHFIFVKERHSLWCDKYTGEFSAKSDWEWASPKDLECLGIFYGIVGKIEQPCVLEPRLMLIKEVSPAGELYGGHIIYKVKSIAFLHLGSENNDIGLLPCKKHQNLPKKKSQGGLFDVPQKAAFAKTWGTIKSATNTIKNTTQHAAALATSQVKSTVSKRSIVKDKERFEKRILEELNKIFTETDSFYFCQTGDITNSLQRLCVTDSQCVVSQWNEEQQNKPLWQRVDDRFFWNKHMLQDIINLKTDKANSWILPVIQGYVQIEKCKVEVGIDEQPHHETFNLAIISRRSRFRAGTRYKRRGVDDEGKCANYVETEQLVWYHDHQVSFVQVRGSVPVYWSQPGYKYKPPPRIDRDEAETQIAFEKHFTEELGLYGPICIMNLVEQTGKEKVIWEAYSNHVLNYNHPDITYTTFDFHEYCRGMHFENVSILVNALAAVLSDIGYCWRDKQGTICMQKGVFRVNCIDCLDRTNVVQTALGKAVMEMQFSKLGLIPPDGTLPTNIRQTFQLLWANNGDIISKQYAGTNALKGDYTRTGERKFTGLMKDGMNSANRYFQQHFMDDMRQAAIDTLLGNPIDVNQLNTDWSHYLDILDNCCLELIPVKPPNIELQLATYPDILYASAMYDLARYYLNRFKDVYRQATIDMMLGNSVNEEVFQERTEEEDNAATAIHVKLLIEDCKKLLIPDPEVILGSWGLIDADPVTGDLTETEMDTILILTRDSYYVADYDDQIDKVTNYQRVPLEDIILIEFGQPESTVSLFKNKHFYCIRINYKMANEYGYFHMFRSTNLRFFNNMAVVIKTEEESIESLRSICEAISVAMEIAGLPKIPIAMNVTLDRRKSKIVNSRGTTGLLDISSFPELTRNVSETQLLALKSAGTKALSNMTEQFSKLNKLSHSFSARKPIDIARSIGRRSEAPLKPTFTVGSRDISGNAQGKRNSGSSSSDDEDIDVPPAPFEKPESFSHNKNLMEAYTPSIGIIMGVKNTDVVESRENNEDQDFSIRPNKFSEQSSDKEALRVPESGSGTSTVSASPQKTPEITIQNVTEDKERMLPPLTLNLSKNISHSTGEVDSKLTLSNINGSKLQTENRLQDKKRSTSEQDLSLNITSSQSESALKSMKTNIINATSPVASTSKDILSPFSKFAKGVQTLGANLDPRKLKTGQVGLQRNLSDHHVEQQRKLQERWGSCQSKLIAL, from the exons ATGGAATTATTCCGTACCGACACGCATTTCATTTTTGTGAAAGAGAGGCACAGTCTATGGTGTGACAAGTACACCGGAGAGTTTTCCGCTAAATCGG ATTGGGAATGGGCATCTCCAAAAGATTTGGAATGTCTTGGAATATTTTATGGAATTGTAGGGAAAATAGAACAACCATGCGTATTGGAACCTCGTTTAATGTTGATCAAAGAAGTTTCACCAGCTGGAGAGTTATATGGAGGTCATATTATATATAAGGTCAAATCAATTGCATTTTTACATCTTGGCAGTGAAAATAATGATATTGGACTTCTGCCATGTAAGAAGCATCAGAATTTGCCAAAGAAAAAAAGTCAAGGTGGCCTGTTTGATGTCCCACAGAAGGCAGCCTTTGCCAAAACATGGGGAACTATTAAAAGTGCTACAAACACAATAAAAAATACCACTCAACACGCGGCTGCACTTGCAACATCTCAA GTAAAATCCACAGTAAGTAAACGAAGCATTGTTAAAGACAAGGAAAGATTTGAGAAGAGAATCCTAGAggagttaaataaaattttcaccGAAACCGACTCCTTTTATTTCTGCCAAACTGGTGATATCACAAATAGCTTGCAGAGGCTTTGTGTCACAGACTCACAGTGTGTTGTGTCACAGTGGAATGAGGAACAACAGAATAAACCACTTTGGCAAAGAGTGGATGATAGATTTTTTTGGAATAAACACATGTTAcaggatataattaatttaaaa aCAGACAAAGCAAACTCATGGATATTACCAGTTATTCAGGGATATGTGCAAATAGAAAAGTGTAAAGTAGAAGTGGGCATCGATGAACAGCCACACCATGAAACTTTCAATTTAGCAATAATATCGAGAAGAAGTAGATTTCGTGCAGGAACGAG ATATAAGCGACGTGGTGTGGACGATGAAGGAAAATGCGCAAACTATGTAGAAACAGAGCAACTAGTTTGGTACCATGATCACCAAGTATCCTTTGTTCAAGTACGAGGCAGTGTACCAGTATACTGGTCTCAACCTGGCTATAAATACAAGCCACCACCACGAATAGATAGAG ATGAAGCAGAAACGCAAATTGCGTTCGAGAAACATTTTACCGAAGAACTAGGGTTGTACGGCCCAATTTGTATCATGAATCTTGTAGAACAAACTGGCAAGGAGAAGGTAATTTGGGAAGCCTATAGTAACCATGTACTAAATTATAATCATCCAGATATAACATATACAACTTTCGATTTTCATGAATATTG TCGGGGGATGCATTTTGAAAATGTATCTATCCTGGTCAATGCATTAGCTGCGGTATTGTCAGACATAGGGTACTGTTGGCGCGACAAGCAAGGCACAATATGCATGCAGAAAGGAGTGTTTCGGGTGAATTGCATAGATTGTTTAGATAGAACGAATGTGGTGCAAACCGCTTTAGGTAAAGCTGTGATGGAAATGCAGTTTTCAAAGCTAGGACTAATACCGCCGGACGGAACGTTACCGACAAATATCCGACAAACGTTTCAGTTGCTTTGGGCGAATAATGGCGACATTATCAGTAAACAATATGCCGGTACAAACGCCCTCAAG GGAGATTACACAAGAACAGGGGAAAGAAAGTTTACCGGTTTAATGAAAGATGGCATGAATTCTGCAAACAG ATATTTTCAGCAACACTTTATGGATGACATGCGTCAAGCGGCGATAGATACCTTGCTAGGGAACCCTATCGATGTTAATCAACTGAACACCGATTGGTCGCACTATTTAGACATCCTTGACAATTGCTGCCTTGAGCTAATACCCGTGAAACCACCAAACATAGAGCTTCAACTTGCTACTTATCCTGACATTCTCTATGCCAGTGCTATGTATGATTTGGCAAG ATACTATTTAAATCGCTTCAAGGATGTCTATAGGCAGGCCACGATCGATATGATGTTAGGAAACTCGGTGAACGAAGAAGTATTTCAAGAGCGtacagaagaagaagataatgcTGCTACAGCGATTCATGTAAAATTGTTGATAGAGGATTGCAAGAAGCTGCTTATACCCGATCCAGAAGTTATTTTAGGCAGTTGGGGTCTCATAGATGCTGATCCTGT AACTGGTGACTTAACAGAGACAGAAATGGACACTATTCTAATATTAACACGAGATAGTTATTATGTAGCTGATTATGACGATCAAATCGACAAAGTCACAAATTACCAAAGAGTTCCACTCGAAGACATTATACTGATCGAGTTTGGCCAGCCAGAGAGCACTGTCTCCCTTTTTAAAAATAAGCATTTCTACTGCATtagaataaattacaaaatggCCAACGAGTACGGTTACTTTCACATGTTCCGCAGTACAAATTTACGATTTTTTAATAACATGGCTGTTGTTATAAAGACAGAGGAAGAAAGTATAG AGTCTTTAAGATCAATTTGCGAGGCTATCTCTGTGGCGATGGAAATAGCCGGTTTACCAAAGATTCCTATAGCAATGAACGTCACGTTAGATAGACGAAAGAGTAAAATAGTGAATAGCAGGGGAACCACGGGTCTACTGGACATTTCGTCATTCCCAGAATTGACTAGAAATGTTTCAGAGACACAGTTACTAGCTCTTAAAAGCGCAG GGACGAAAGCTTTAAGCAACATGACGGAGCAATTTAGCAAACTAAATAAGTTAAGTCATAGCTTTAGCGCTAGGAAACCAATTGACATAGCAAGAAGCATAGGTAGAAGGTCTGAGGCACCTCTGAAGCCGACATTCACCGTTGGTAGTAGAGACATCTCAGGCAATGCGCAAGGGAAACGTAACAGTGGCAGTAGCAGTAGTGACGACGAGGACATTGACGTTCCTCCTGCTCCTTTCGAAAAGCCAGAAAGTTTCAGTCACAATAAGAATCTAATGGAGGCGTATACTCCATCTATTGGTATCATAATGGGCGTTAAAAACACGGACGTAGTGGAATCTCGTGAGAATAATGAAGACCAAGATTTTTCGATACGCCCTAATAAATTCTCTGAACAGAGTTCCGATAAGGAAGCCTTACGCGTGCCAGAATCTGGTTCTGGTACCAGTACTGTTAGTGCTTCTCCTCAAAAGACGCCTGAAATAACTATACAAAATGTAACTGAGGACAAAGAAAGGATGCTACCACCATTAACATTGAATCTGTCCAAAAACATCAGTCATTCGACTGGAGAGGTTGATAGTAAGCTGACACTCAGTAATATAAATGGAAGCAAATTGCAGACTGAGAATAGATTGCAGGATAAGAAAAGGTCCACGTCTGAGCAAGATTTAAGTCTAAATATTACATCTTCTCAGAGTGAGTCTGCTTTGAAGTCAATGAAGACTAACATAATAAACGCAACGAGTCCTGTGGCATCTACTTCCAAAGATATCTTGTCACCTTTCTCAAAATTCGCTAAAGGTGTGCAGACTTTAGGGGCAAATTTGGATCCTAGGAAGCTAAAGACAGGACAGGTAGGATTACAGAGAAATCTCTCAGATCATCACGTAGAACAGCAACGAAAATTGCAAGAGAGATGGGGTTCATGTCAATCCAAGCTAATAGCTTTATAA
- the LOC126924110 gene encoding phosphatidylinositide phosphatase SAC2 isoform X2 produces MELFRTDTHFIFVKERHSLWCDKYTGEFSAKSDWEWASPKDLECLGIFYGIVGKIEQPCVLEPRLMLIKEVSPAGELYGGHIIYKVKSIAFLHLGSENNDIGLLPCKKHQNLPKKKSQGGLFDVPQKAAFAKTWGTIKSATNTIKNTTQHAAALATSQVKSTVSKRSIVKDKERFEKRILEELNKIFTETDSFYFCQTGDITNSLQRLCVTDSQCVVSQWNEEQQNKPLWQRVDDRFFWNKHMLQDIINLKTDKANSWILPVIQGYVQIEKCKVEVGIDEQPHHETFNLAIISRRSRFRAGTRYKRRGVDDEGKCANYVETEQLVWYHDHQVSFVQVRGSVPVYWSQPGYKYKPPPRIDRDEAETQIAFEKHFTEELGLYGPICIMNLVEQTGKEKVIWEAYSNHVLNYNHPDITYTTFDFHEYCRGMHFENVSILVNALAAVLSDIGYCWRDKQGTICMQKGVFRVNCIDCLDRTNVVQTALGKAVMEMQFSKLGLIPPDGTLPTNIRQTFQLLWANNGDIISKQYAGTNALKGDYTRTGERKFTGLMKDGMNSANRYYLNRFKDVYRQATIDMMLGNSVNEEVFQERTEEEDNAATAIHVKLLIEDCKKLLIPDPEVILGSWGLIDADPVTGDLTETEMDTILILTRDSYYVADYDDQIDKVTNYQRVPLEDIILIEFGQPESTVSLFKNKHFYCIRINYKMANEYGYFHMFRSTNLRFFNNMAVVIKTEEESIESLRSICEAISVAMEIAGLPKIPIAMNVTLDRRKSKIVNSRGTTGLLDISSFPELTRNVSETQLLALKSAGTKALSNMTEQFSKLNKLSHSFSARKPIDIARSIGRRSEAPLKPTFTVGSRDISGNAQGKRNSGSSSSDDEDIDVPPAPFEKPESFSHNKNLMEAYTPSIGIIMGVKNTDVVESRENNEDQDFSIRPNKFSEQSSDKEALRVPESGSGTSTVSASPQKTPEITIQNVTEDKERMLPPLTLNLSKNISHSTGEVDSKLTLSNINGSKLQTENRLQDKKRSTSEQDLSLNITSSQSESALKSMKTNIINATSPVASTSKDILSPFSKFAKGVQTLGANLDPRKLKTGQVGLQRNLSDHHVEQQRKLQERWGSCQSKLIAL; encoded by the exons ATGGAATTATTCCGTACCGACACGCATTTCATTTTTGTGAAAGAGAGGCACAGTCTATGGTGTGACAAGTACACCGGAGAGTTTTCCGCTAAATCGG ATTGGGAATGGGCATCTCCAAAAGATTTGGAATGTCTTGGAATATTTTATGGAATTGTAGGGAAAATAGAACAACCATGCGTATTGGAACCTCGTTTAATGTTGATCAAAGAAGTTTCACCAGCTGGAGAGTTATATGGAGGTCATATTATATATAAGGTCAAATCAATTGCATTTTTACATCTTGGCAGTGAAAATAATGATATTGGACTTCTGCCATGTAAGAAGCATCAGAATTTGCCAAAGAAAAAAAGTCAAGGTGGCCTGTTTGATGTCCCACAGAAGGCAGCCTTTGCCAAAACATGGGGAACTATTAAAAGTGCTACAAACACAATAAAAAATACCACTCAACACGCGGCTGCACTTGCAACATCTCAA GTAAAATCCACAGTAAGTAAACGAAGCATTGTTAAAGACAAGGAAAGATTTGAGAAGAGAATCCTAGAggagttaaataaaattttcaccGAAACCGACTCCTTTTATTTCTGCCAAACTGGTGATATCACAAATAGCTTGCAGAGGCTTTGTGTCACAGACTCACAGTGTGTTGTGTCACAGTGGAATGAGGAACAACAGAATAAACCACTTTGGCAAAGAGTGGATGATAGATTTTTTTGGAATAAACACATGTTAcaggatataattaatttaaaa aCAGACAAAGCAAACTCATGGATATTACCAGTTATTCAGGGATATGTGCAAATAGAAAAGTGTAAAGTAGAAGTGGGCATCGATGAACAGCCACACCATGAAACTTTCAATTTAGCAATAATATCGAGAAGAAGTAGATTTCGTGCAGGAACGAG ATATAAGCGACGTGGTGTGGACGATGAAGGAAAATGCGCAAACTATGTAGAAACAGAGCAACTAGTTTGGTACCATGATCACCAAGTATCCTTTGTTCAAGTACGAGGCAGTGTACCAGTATACTGGTCTCAACCTGGCTATAAATACAAGCCACCACCACGAATAGATAGAG ATGAAGCAGAAACGCAAATTGCGTTCGAGAAACATTTTACCGAAGAACTAGGGTTGTACGGCCCAATTTGTATCATGAATCTTGTAGAACAAACTGGCAAGGAGAAGGTAATTTGGGAAGCCTATAGTAACCATGTACTAAATTATAATCATCCAGATATAACATATACAACTTTCGATTTTCATGAATATTG TCGGGGGATGCATTTTGAAAATGTATCTATCCTGGTCAATGCATTAGCTGCGGTATTGTCAGACATAGGGTACTGTTGGCGCGACAAGCAAGGCACAATATGCATGCAGAAAGGAGTGTTTCGGGTGAATTGCATAGATTGTTTAGATAGAACGAATGTGGTGCAAACCGCTTTAGGTAAAGCTGTGATGGAAATGCAGTTTTCAAAGCTAGGACTAATACCGCCGGACGGAACGTTACCGACAAATATCCGACAAACGTTTCAGTTGCTTTGGGCGAATAATGGCGACATTATCAGTAAACAATATGCCGGTACAAACGCCCTCAAG GGAGATTACACAAGAACAGGGGAAAGAAAGTTTACCGGTTTAATGAAAGATGGCATGAATTCTGCAAACAG ATACTATTTAAATCGCTTCAAGGATGTCTATAGGCAGGCCACGATCGATATGATGTTAGGAAACTCGGTGAACGAAGAAGTATTTCAAGAGCGtacagaagaagaagataatgcTGCTACAGCGATTCATGTAAAATTGTTGATAGAGGATTGCAAGAAGCTGCTTATACCCGATCCAGAAGTTATTTTAGGCAGTTGGGGTCTCATAGATGCTGATCCTGT AACTGGTGACTTAACAGAGACAGAAATGGACACTATTCTAATATTAACACGAGATAGTTATTATGTAGCTGATTATGACGATCAAATCGACAAAGTCACAAATTACCAAAGAGTTCCACTCGAAGACATTATACTGATCGAGTTTGGCCAGCCAGAGAGCACTGTCTCCCTTTTTAAAAATAAGCATTTCTACTGCATtagaataaattacaaaatggCCAACGAGTACGGTTACTTTCACATGTTCCGCAGTACAAATTTACGATTTTTTAATAACATGGCTGTTGTTATAAAGACAGAGGAAGAAAGTATAG AGTCTTTAAGATCAATTTGCGAGGCTATCTCTGTGGCGATGGAAATAGCCGGTTTACCAAAGATTCCTATAGCAATGAACGTCACGTTAGATAGACGAAAGAGTAAAATAGTGAATAGCAGGGGAACCACGGGTCTACTGGACATTTCGTCATTCCCAGAATTGACTAGAAATGTTTCAGAGACACAGTTACTAGCTCTTAAAAGCGCAG GGACGAAAGCTTTAAGCAACATGACGGAGCAATTTAGCAAACTAAATAAGTTAAGTCATAGCTTTAGCGCTAGGAAACCAATTGACATAGCAAGAAGCATAGGTAGAAGGTCTGAGGCACCTCTGAAGCCGACATTCACCGTTGGTAGTAGAGACATCTCAGGCAATGCGCAAGGGAAACGTAACAGTGGCAGTAGCAGTAGTGACGACGAGGACATTGACGTTCCTCCTGCTCCTTTCGAAAAGCCAGAAAGTTTCAGTCACAATAAGAATCTAATGGAGGCGTATACTCCATCTATTGGTATCATAATGGGCGTTAAAAACACGGACGTAGTGGAATCTCGTGAGAATAATGAAGACCAAGATTTTTCGATACGCCCTAATAAATTCTCTGAACAGAGTTCCGATAAGGAAGCCTTACGCGTGCCAGAATCTGGTTCTGGTACCAGTACTGTTAGTGCTTCTCCTCAAAAGACGCCTGAAATAACTATACAAAATGTAACTGAGGACAAAGAAAGGATGCTACCACCATTAACATTGAATCTGTCCAAAAACATCAGTCATTCGACTGGAGAGGTTGATAGTAAGCTGACACTCAGTAATATAAATGGAAGCAAATTGCAGACTGAGAATAGATTGCAGGATAAGAAAAGGTCCACGTCTGAGCAAGATTTAAGTCTAAATATTACATCTTCTCAGAGTGAGTCTGCTTTGAAGTCAATGAAGACTAACATAATAAACGCAACGAGTCCTGTGGCATCTACTTCCAAAGATATCTTGTCACCTTTCTCAAAATTCGCTAAAGGTGTGCAGACTTTAGGGGCAAATTTGGATCCTAGGAAGCTAAAGACAGGACAGGTAGGATTACAGAGAAATCTCTCAGATCATCACGTAGAACAGCAACGAAAATTGCAAGAGAGATGGGGTTCATGTCAATCCAAGCTAATAGCTTTATAA